One Schlesneria paludicola DSM 18645 DNA segment encodes these proteins:
- a CDS encoding NADH-quinone oxidoreductase subunit NuoE family protein, with protein sequence MGVLSEELRDQIRAQFPKYPNKRAVVLPALHLVQDAQRSVSIEAVREIAELLELHPSEVHDTMSFYQFFKDEKHKLGKHRVWVCRSISCMLRGGEELLQHMCEKLHVHPGQTSADGKITMEFAECLGACEGAPCILVDDEAHMNITPEKADALLKSL encoded by the coding sequence ATGGGCGTGTTGAGCGAGGAATTGCGAGACCAGATCCGGGCGCAATTCCCAAAGTACCCGAATAAGCGAGCCGTCGTCCTGCCAGCGCTGCACTTGGTGCAGGACGCACAGCGATCGGTTTCGATCGAAGCTGTCCGTGAGATTGCGGAACTGCTTGAACTGCACCCGTCCGAAGTCCACGACACGATGTCGTTCTACCAGTTCTTCAAAGACGAGAAGCACAAGCTGGGAAAGCATCGCGTCTGGGTCTGCCGCAGCATCAGTTGCATGTTGCGCGGCGGTGAAGAATTGCTGCAACACATGTGCGAGAAGTTGCATGTGCATCCTGGGCAAACGTCCGCGGATGGAAAAATCACGATGGAATTTGCCGAATGCCTGGGTGCCTGCGAAGGCGCTCCCTGCATCCTGGTCGATGACGAAGCCCATATGAACATCACGCCCGAGAAGGCGGATGCACTTTTGAAGTCCTTGTGA
- the nuoD gene encoding NADH dehydrogenase (quinone) subunit D, translating to MPFEVSDLAEMDAPDKEYLWTLNFGPQHPATHTTLRLILTLDGETVVNAVPHIGYLHSGFEKLGEHLDFNQYVTIVDRMNYISPLHNEISWHHAVEKLLGIEITPRCKYLRTILAELMRIQDHLLNTGTCALDLGGFTAFLYFFQQRERIYDIVETASGQRFHTSYTRVGGVAFDVNNAWVDKVRAFVKGFPDVHAEVHRLLTRNRIFIERVKGIGHLSAEDCINMGVTGPLARASGVLRDLRKDEPYLAYADLDFKVVAAKDGDCYARYLVRMQEMVESIKIIEQCIENIPEGPVNVDAGSKAVIPAKPSVYRSIEGLIQHFEVMMPNRGFPTPKEEIYAATESPNGELGYYIVGDGSPRSYRARTRPPSYVHFSVFPQIIKNHQLSDVVAVLGSLNIIAAELDR from the coding sequence ATGCCTTTCGAAGTATCTGATCTCGCCGAAATGGACGCTCCAGACAAGGAATACCTCTGGACGCTGAACTTTGGTCCGCAGCACCCCGCCACACACACCACGTTGCGGCTGATCCTGACGCTCGACGGTGAAACGGTCGTCAATGCCGTACCCCACATCGGATACCTGCATTCAGGATTCGAAAAGCTGGGTGAGCACCTCGACTTCAATCAGTACGTCACCATCGTCGACCGGATGAACTACATCTCGCCGCTGCACAACGAGATTTCGTGGCACCATGCCGTCGAAAAGCTGTTGGGGATCGAGATCACTCCACGCTGCAAGTATCTGCGAACAATTCTCGCCGAGCTGATGCGAATCCAGGATCACCTGCTCAACACCGGAACCTGTGCACTGGACCTCGGCGGCTTCACGGCGTTCTTGTATTTCTTCCAGCAGCGTGAACGCATCTACGACATCGTTGAAACCGCCTCGGGCCAGCGATTCCACACCAGCTACACTCGCGTCGGTGGTGTCGCGTTTGATGTCAACAATGCCTGGGTCGACAAGGTACGGGCGTTCGTCAAAGGCTTCCCTGACGTCCATGCCGAAGTGCACCGCCTTCTCACCCGTAACCGCATCTTCATCGAGCGTGTCAAAGGGATTGGCCATCTGAGCGCAGAAGACTGCATCAACATGGGTGTGACAGGCCCCTTGGCCCGCGCCAGTGGTGTGCTGCGTGACTTGCGTAAGGACGAGCCCTACCTTGCCTATGCCGACCTCGACTTCAAAGTCGTCGCCGCGAAAGACGGCGATTGCTACGCACGGTATCTCGTGCGAATGCAGGAAATGGTCGAAAGCATCAAGATCATCGAGCAGTGCATCGAGAACATTCCCGAAGGCCCAGTGAACGTTGACGCCGGCAGCAAAGCCGTCATTCCCGCCAAGCCGTCCGTTTACCGCAGCATCGAGGGTTTGATTCAGCACTTCGAAGTCATGATGCCAAACCGCGGCTTCCCGACTCCGAAAGAAGAAATCTACGCGGCAACCGAATCGCCAAACGGGGAACTGGGCTACTACATCGTCGGCGATGGTTCGCCGCGTTCGTACCGCGCCCGAACGCGTCCCCCGAGCTACGTTCACTTCTCGGTGTTCCCGCAGATCATCAAGAACCACCAGCTCAGCGACGTGGTCGCGGTTCTCGGGAGCTTGAACATCATCGCCGCAGAGTTGGATCGATAA
- a CDS encoding NADH-quinone oxidoreductase subunit C: MPTEDSLKSRFPQSELSFSQFRDNHRVSVPAANLLDILTYLKQDLQFDTLMEVTAVDYLEYEGAKDRFGVVYVLVSTTRGERLILKTHVNDPDPVLPSAYSLWKSADWLEREVYDMFGIKFSGHPDLRRILTPDEFTAYPLRKDYPLKGLGERHNFPVLTRAES; the protein is encoded by the coding sequence ATGCCCACTGAAGACTCTCTCAAATCCAGATTCCCGCAATCCGAACTGTCTTTCAGCCAGTTTCGCGACAATCACCGCGTTTCCGTACCAGCGGCGAATCTGCTCGACATTCTGACGTATCTCAAGCAGGACCTGCAGTTCGACACGTTGATGGAAGTCACCGCCGTCGACTACCTCGAATACGAAGGCGCCAAGGATCGCTTCGGTGTCGTTTACGTCCTGGTCAGCACCACGAGGGGCGAACGGCTGATCCTGAAGACACACGTCAACGATCCTGACCCTGTGTTGCCTTCCGCCTATTCACTGTGGAAGTCGGCCGACTGGCTTGAACGTGAAGTCTATGACATGTTCGGAATCAAGTTCTCGGGACACCCCGATCTGCGACGAATTCTGACTCCCGATGAATTCACCGCATACCCGCTGCGAAAAGACTATCCGCTCAAGGGACTGGGCGAGCGACACAATTTCCCGGTGCTGACGCGCGCCGAAAGCTGA
- a CDS encoding NADH-quinone oxidoreductase subunit B, whose translation MAMKDVPDNVFMTTLDAAASWARANSLWPMPFATACCGIELMATASSRFDLARFGAEVMRFSPRQCDLMIVAGRVAMKMLPVLQRIWMQMPEPKWCISMGACACTGGVFDTYAVVQGVDRFIPVDLYVPGCPPRPEQLMAGIIALQDKIKHGGTLNGTEFGKRTQPMGPTPFDLDELIRIREANEKLVALN comes from the coding sequence ATGGCGATGAAAGACGTTCCTGATAATGTTTTTATGACCACGCTGGACGCAGCAGCCAGTTGGGCACGCGCGAATAGTTTGTGGCCCATGCCATTTGCCACGGCCTGCTGTGGAATCGAATTGATGGCGACAGCGTCGTCACGATTCGACCTCGCGCGGTTCGGTGCGGAAGTCATGCGATTCAGTCCTCGCCAGTGCGACCTGATGATTGTCGCTGGCCGCGTAGCCATGAAAATGTTGCCCGTGTTGCAGCGAATCTGGATGCAGATGCCCGAGCCGAAATGGTGCATCAGCATGGGTGCATGTGCCTGTACTGGCGGTGTCTTCGACACCTACGCAGTGGTTCAAGGCGTCGATCGGTTTATCCCGGTCGATTTGTACGTTCCAGGCTGCCCGCCCCGCCCTGAACAATTGATGGCCGGGATCATCGCCTTGCAAGACAAGATCAAGCATGGTGGAACGCTGAATGGGACCGAATTCGGTAAACGGACCCAACCGATGGGGCCGACTCCGTTTGACCTCGACGAATTGATCCGAATTCGAGAGGCCAACGAAAAGCTAGTGGCCTTGAACTAG
- a CDS encoding NADH-quinone oxidoreductase subunit A gives MESSYPVLLFVGVLIGFVITNLVIIHIVGPRKRTAVKQMPYESGMDPVGDARQPFDVKFYLVAILFLVFDVELLFLYPWAVSAYLEDPSAATHLGVPVELRGTVFGIMLVFMATLAIAYVYAWRKGVFKWR, from the coding sequence ATGGAGAGTTCGTATCCCGTACTGCTGTTTGTCGGGGTTCTGATCGGATTCGTAATTACGAACCTGGTCATCATTCATATTGTGGGACCCCGTAAGAGAACGGCTGTCAAGCAGATGCCGTATGAATCGGGGATGGACCCCGTTGGTGACGCCCGCCAGCCCTTTGACGTGAAATTTTACCTGGTAGCGATCCTGTTCCTCGTGTTCGACGTGGAACTGCTGTTCCTTTATCCGTGGGCTGTTTCCGCATATCTCGAAGACCCATCAGCCGCCACTCATTTGGGCGTTCCGGTGGAATTACGGGGCACTGTGTTCGGAATCATGCTCGTGTTCATGGCCACACTCGCCATCGCGTATGTGTATGCCTGGCGAAAAGGGGTCTTTAAATGGCGATGA